The genomic DNA CCAACGGAGGCCATCGACTACGGCATCGGTATGATTCACCAGCATTTCATGTTGGTGGACAACATCAGCGTCGCCGAGAATGTGGCGCTGGGGCTAAAATCCTCCCGCGAGCCGCGCATGGACCTGGATGTCGTCTCGGCGCGCATCGATGAGCTGGCCGAAAAATATGGTCTGCGGGTCGATCCCAAGGCGATCATTTCCAGGTTAGCCGTTGGCGAGCGCCAACGAGTGGAGATCATCAAGGCGCTCTACCGGGGAGCTGCACTCCTGGTGCTGGACGAGCCTACTGCGGTGCTGACCCCTCAGGAAGTGGACGATGTGTTCGTCATTTTCCGGCAAATGGCGGCCGACGGGCATGCACTGATCTTCATCTCACACAAACTGGATGAGATCTTTGCCCTGACCGACCAGGTGACCGTACTGCGGGATGGACGGGTCGTGGGCACGCGGCCCACAGTCGAGGTCAGCAAGTTGGACCTGGCGACTATGATGGTCGGGCGGGAGGTATCGCTGGAGCGAAAGCGCACCGCGGGGGATGCAGGCAGCGTACGGCTCAAGCTGCAGGAGGTCAACGCTGTTAACGAAGATGGGCGGTTCATTTTGAAGAACGCCAGCTTTGAGGTTCAAAGCGGTGAGATCGTCGGTGTCGCAGGTGTCTCAGGAAACGGTCAGCGCCCGCTGGCCCGTACTATCGCGGGATTGCATGAGGTGGAAAGCGGCCAGATATGGATGGAAGACCTGGATGTCACCGACCTTCCACCGGCCGACATGTACGACGCCGGTCTTTCCTACATTCCTGAAGAGCGAATGCACGATGGTATCGTGAAAGACTTCAGCGTGGCTGAAAACTTCATTCTGCAGGATCACGGTCAGGCACCCTACAGCAACGGCATCTTTCTTGATTTCAAGGTTATCGACGAGCATGCTGACACGTTGATCGATGAGTTCAACGTAAAGACCCCCAGTCGGGATACGCCGGCGAAAAACCTGTCGGGGGGCAACATTCAGAAACTCATTCTGGCGCGGGAGCTTGCCCGCCAGCCGCGCTTTCTTATTGCTGCCCAGCCAACCCGCGGCGTCGATATCGGCGCTACCGAATATATCCACAACCAACTGCTGGAGCAGCGCGCTCAGGGGCTGGCGACTCTTCTCATCTCTGAAGACCTGGATGAAGTCAAAGCTCTATCCG from Chloroflexota bacterium includes the following:
- a CDS encoding ABC transporter ATP-binding protein gives rise to the protein MSNNNLLPSGLPRIESLEMRGIVKRFPGVLANDQVDFGVKTGEIHALLGENGAGKSTLMKILYGLYQPDEGEILLNGDLVEIHSPTEAIDYGIGMIHQHFMLVDNISVAENVALGLKSSREPRMDLDVVSARIDELAEKYGLRVDPKAIISRLAVGERQRVEIIKALYRGAALLVLDEPTAVLTPQEVDDVFVIFRQMAADGHALIFISHKLDEIFALTDQVTVLRDGRVVGTRPTVEVSKLDLATMMVGREVSLERKRTAGDAGSVRLKLQEVNAVNEDGRFILKNASFEVQSGEIVGVAGVSGNGQRPLARTIAGLHEVESGQIWMEDLDVTDLPPADMYDAGLSYIPEERMHDGIVKDFSVAENFILQDHGQAPYSNGIFLDFKVIDEHADTLIDEFNVKTPSRDTPAKNLSGGNIQKLILARELARQPRFLIAAQPTRGVDIGATEYIHNQLLEQRAQGLATLLISEDLDEVKALSDRIIVLYGGEIMGIVNNDEVTIEQLGLMMAGERNVV